A region from the Kryptolebias marmoratus isolate JLee-2015 linkage group LG9, ASM164957v2, whole genome shotgun sequence genome encodes:
- the ankhd1 gene encoding ankyrin repeat and KH domain-containing protein 1 isoform X1 has protein sequence MQDAVAGTAMLTDGFEDEIDSVTPRSPVAGMGVGATPGGVGLGSIGIGVGGKKVRLYGEPGGPAAERLDFKLAAAAVLSSGPGSGSEEDEVSEVESFILDQEDLDNPIMKTASELLLSSATDGVDLRTVDPETQARLEALLEAAGIGKLSTADGKAFADPEVLRRLTSSVSCALDEAAAALTRMRAENTLNAGQADNLVIFSRSLAEACSDGDVNAVRKLLDEGRSVNEHTEEGESLLCLACSAGYYELAQVLLAMHANVEDRGIKGDITPLMAAASGGYVDIVKLLLVHGADVNAQSSTGNTALTYACAGGFVDVVKVLLKEGANIEDHNENGHTPLMEAASAGHVEVARVLLEYGAGINTHSNEFKESALTLACYKGHLDMVRFLLEAGADQEHKTDEMHTALMEACMSQDGHVEVARLLLDSGAQVNMPADSFESPLTLAACGGHVELAALLIERGANLEEVNDEGYTPLMEAAREGHEEMVALLLAQGANINAQTEETQETALTLACCGGFLEVADFLIKAGADIELGCSTPLMEAAQEGHLDLVKYLLAAGANVHATTATGDTALTYACENGHTDVADVLLQAGANLEHESEGGRTPLMKAARAGHLCTVQFLISKGANVNRATANNDHTVVSLACAGGHLAVVELLLAHGADPTHRLKDGSTMLIEAAKGGHTNVVSYLLDYPNNILSVPAPDLSQLTPPSQDASQVPRVPFQALAMVVPPQEPDRAPSNIATPPPISSKGVSKQRQATLQPSVPSAVCRGPEAEPLPPFHLCPPLECIVEETEGKLNELGQRISAIEKAQLESLELIQGEPLTKDKIEELKKSREEQVQKKKKILKELQKVERQLQIKTQQQFTKEYMEAKGLKEDQEAGQSQGPGPGPGSVTAAPGPLPTPLGSQVHTGSDTDEEANKDREQEQQLDGEGDEDDDDEEEDEEDEEEEEEDEEDEDEGSEDNADEEEDDYPKLPQVDTILYRDGPQLPQQPPLPPSPQTQPPPPSLQAAFVPIQPLPDYNPADYPGSTSPELQRVLVGQQMLGQQQQGPGQQIAGLGPGMIPQSAPDGLMVATPAQTLTDTLDDIMAAVSSRVPMLSTTTSPTPPSQPPTQTPANIASPPSVLPLYPSVDIDAHTESNHDTALTLACAGGHEELVSVLIARGANIEHRDKKGFTPLILAATAGHVGVVEVLLDKGGDIEAQSERTKDTPLSLACSGGRQEVVELLLLRGANKEHRNVSDYTPLSLAASGGYVNIIKILLNAGAEINSRTGSKLGISPLMLAAMNGHVPAVKLLLDMGSDINAQIETNRNTALTLACFQGRAEVVSLLLDRKANVEHRAKTGLTPLMEAASGGYAEVGRVLLDKGADVNAPPVPSSRDTALTIAADKGHYKFCELLINRGAHIDVRNKKGNTPLWLAANGGHFDVVQLLVHASADVDAADNRKITPLMAAFRKGHVKVVQYLVKEVNQFPSDIECMRYIATIADKELLKKCHQCMETIVKAKDQQAAEANKNASILLKELDLEKSREESKKQALAAKREKRKEKRKKKKEEQKRKQEEEEGQKTKEESSEMQEQKEDSAEEKEVPIEPPSATTTTTIGISATSTTFTTAFGKKRGIVATTPNTNRKNKKNKTKDSAPNEPIILQDPQVALAQHKADKNKIHGEPRGGGGGVAGGNSDSDPLDSTDCASESSSSGGRSQELNYLPDLPSSASSSSSSSTSSSSSAPSSGAAQSQAFLPGPEKRHCPQLQTDNKMDNKVTVSISKPTQRAPDSSDSSNSLPSPFKTMALPVTSPKLSLTSPKRPQKREEGWKEVVRRSKKLSVPASVVSRIMGRGGCNITAIQDVTGAHIDVDKQKDKNGERMITIRGGTESTRYAVQLINALIQDPAKELEDLIPRNHIRAPGSKASSASFPSSTGSASGSAAGSKALSSLVTSSGVSFQPSSSTSSSSSQPGAKLGKGLSSNVRQPFPVSLPLAYAHPQLALLAAQTMHQIRHPRLPMAQFGGTFSPAASTWGPFPVRPVSPGSANSSPKHNGGTTTTGAQARPNSTHEHSSAASSGTPVTTTNTATTSAPNTSAAAASPQTPNAYNPQLSVPTPSSVRKQLFAPDPKPTGVTPVSNPPASSGSNAVRGTGSPAHPSSTTTTTSAPQQPVGPVSQPPIQLTKTEPSSVAPGKDKPPVLVENQPVSVSESINSVGFASSALALATKPESRQQLPPPSSVPSTEAHPPLQNPQPSSHLPSVPSPALSHNVSHPNNTVPHFSAPAPRVSHRMQPPGPYFSLAEQQQQTQQQQQSVFVPFSAQQEPLKQTQNLTSQPTNLPPTTQAQAPAPGSLQASANLGIMNGSQMQHVATAGKPQQIPPNFGHAGLFNFSSIFDNNSQVGNNQVWGACHLPARSPPDQSYSAPPAYMNMGQMENMMPPPPPDSSKAPGYRSTSQRIVNSPIALTSYAPSIPGSPVYLHSHAGVGAPSFSRQHFSPHPWSASTSGETPVPPPPTVSSSALSTSGVAPPPQAKAGSSSHQDRKVPPPIGTERLARIRQTGSVNPPLLTTSYTAPVGQGGIWSFGVGSASEAMSGWSQPLMGSHMMHPQLQAEQSAFSQHQPMEQDDTGIANPANNYHQPQHLPNSYMDFQKGMPMSMYGGTMLTPHPPMAEGPGGPMYNGLHAGDPAWSSIIKVVPNNADSSEPQQQVWPGTWAPHVGNVHLNHVN, from the exons GCATCGGTAAACTGTCCACTGCCGATGGTAAAGCTTTTGCAGACCCTGAAGTGCTACGCCGACTGACGTCGTCGGTGAGTTGCGCCCTGGACGAGGCGGCGGCCGCCCTGACCCGAATGAGGGCCGAAAACACACTCAACGCCGGCCAAGCCGACAA TTTGGTTATTTTCAGCCGTAGTTTAGCGGAAGCGTGTTCAGACGGGGACGTCAACGCTGTGCGCAAACTGCTGGACGAGGGGCGGAGCGTCAACGAACACacagaggagggggagagccTGCTGTGCCTCGCCTGCTCGGCTGGCTACTATGAACTTGCACAG GTTTTGTTGGCTATGCATGCCAACGTAGAAGACCGGGGCATCAAGGGGGACATAACGCCACTCATGGCTGCTGCCAGCGGAGGTTACGTGGACATTGTCAAGCTGCTTCTTGTCCACGGGGCAGATGTCAACGCACAGTCCTCCACAG GTAACACGGCTCTGACGTACGCGTGCGCCGGTGGCTTCGTGGACGTGGTAAAGGTGCTGCTAAAAGAGGGTGCAAACATTGAGGACCACAACGAAAACGGACACACCCCTCTCATGGAGGCGGCCAGTGCCGGCCACGTAGAGGTGGCCAGGGTACTCCTGGAGTACGGCGCCGGCatcaacacacactccaacGAGTTCAAGGAGAGCGCGCTCACACTCGCCTGCTATAAAG GTCACCTGGATATGGTTCGCTTTCTGTTGGAGGCCGGAGCAGACCAGGAACATAAAACGGATGAGATGCACACGGCACTGATGGAGGCCTGCATG TCCCAGGACGGCCATGTGGAGGTGGCGCGGCTGCTGTTGGACAGCGGCGCACAGGTCAACATGCCAGCCGACTCGTTTGAGTCACCCCTCACCCTCGCAGCCTGCGGAGGACACGTAGAGCTGGCCGCCCTCCTCATCGAGAGAGGCGCCAATTTGGAGGAG GTTAATGATGAAGGTTATACTCCTCTGATGGAAGCAGCAAGAGAAGGCCACGAGGAGATGGTAGCACTGCTGCTAGCTCAAG GTGCGAACATCAATGCCCAGACAGAGGAGACCCAGGAGACCGCTTTGACTCTGGCGTGTTGCGGAGGCTTCTTGGAAGTGGCCGACTTCCTCATTAAGGCGGGTGCTGACATCGAGTTAGGCTGCTCCACTCCTCTAATGGAGGCCGCACAGGAGGGCCATCTGGACTTGGTCAAATACCTACTGGCTGCAG GAGCAAATGTTCATGCCACGACAGCAACAGGCGACACAGCGTTGACGTACGCATGTGAGAACGGACACACAGATGTGGcagatgtgctgctgcaggCTGGAGCCAACTTG gagcACGAGTCTGAAGGGGGTCGGACTCCCCTGATGAAGGCAGCAAGGGCAGGCCATCTCTGTACAGTCCAGTTTCTTATCAGCAAAG GTGCTAATGTGAACAGAGCTACTGCCAATAATGATCACACCGTCGTGTCTCTGGCCTGCGCTGGTGGACATCTGGCTGTGGTGGAGTTGCTGTTGGCGCACGGAGCCGATCCCACTCACAGGCTCAAA GATGGTTCGACCATGTTGATCGAAGCTGCTAAGGGTGGCCACACTAACGTGGTGTCCTACCTGTTGGACTACCCCAACAACATCCTGTCTGTCCCAGCCCCCGACCTTTCCCAACTCACACCCCCATCGCAAGACGCATCTCAG GTCCCTCGTGTTCCATTCCAAGCTCTCGCTATGGTAGTGCCCCCTCAGGAGCCCGACAGAGCCCCGTCAAACATCGCAACCCCCCCACCCATCTCCAGCAAAG GTGTGTCCAAACAGAGACAGGCGACCCTTCAACCCAGCGTCCCCAGCGCCGTCTGCCGGGGGCCTGAAGCGGAGCCCCTGCCACCCTTCCACCTGTGCCCGCCTTTAGAGTGCATCGTGGAGGAAACGGAGGGGAAGCTGAACGAGCTGGGCCAGAGAATAAGCGCCATCGAGAAAGCCCAGCTAGAGTCGCTAGAGCTCATTCAGGGGGAGCCACTCACCAAAGACAAGATCGAAGAGCTGAAGAAGAGCCGCGAGGAGCAG gtgcagaagaagaagaaaatcttgaaggagctgcagaaggtGGAGCGccagctgcagataaaaacacagcaacagTTCACCAAAGAGTACATGGAGGCAAAGGGCTTAAAGGAGGATCAGGAGGCAGGACAGAGCCAGGGTCCAGGTCCGGGGCCTGGGAGTGTGACCGCTGCTCCAGGACCCCTGCCCACCCCACTGGGTAGTCAAGTACACACTGGGTCTGACACCGACGAAGAGGCCAACAAGGACCGGGAACAAGAACAGCAGCTCGACGGCGAAGGGGACGAG gatgacgatgacgaggaggaagatgaggaggacgaggaggaggaagaggaggacgaggaggacgaggacgagggtTCAGAGGACAATGccgatgaagaggaggatgattACCCCAAGCTTCCTCAGGTGGACACGATCCTCTACAGGGACGGGCCGCAGCTGCCACagcagcctcctcttcctccttctccacagactcagcctcctcctccatctcttcAAGCCGCCTTCGTCCCCATCCAGCCCCTGCCGGACTACAACCCTGCGGACTACCCGGGAAGCACCAGCCCAGAGCTGCAGAGGGTGTTGGTGGGACAGCAGATGCTGGGCCAGCAGCAGCAAGGTCCGGGTCAACAGATAGCTGGGCTCGGCCCGGGAATGATACCTCAGTCGGCTCCAGATGGGCTCATGGTGGCTACACCTGCACAGACGCTCACAGACACACTGGATGACATCATGGCAG CTGTGAGCAGCCGCGTGCCCATGCTAAGCACTACAACTTCACCCACACCCCCGTCCCAACCGCCCACACAGACGCCTGCGAACATCGCCTCCCCCCCTTCAGTCTTGCCCCTCTACCCCTCTGTTGACATTGATGCACAT ACGGAGAGTAACCATGACACGGCGCTGACGCTCGCGTGCGCGGGAGGACACGAGGAGCTCGTGTCGGTCCTGATTGCACGGGGCGCCAACATCGAGCATCGGGATAAAAAAG GGTTTACCCCTTTGATTCTGGCTGCCACCGCTGGTCATGTAGGAGTAGTCGAGGTGCTCCTCGACAAAGGAGGGGACATTGAGGCTCAGTCAGAGAGAACCAAAGACACCCCCCTCTCCCTAGCCTGCTCTGGGGGGCGCCAGGAG GTTGtggagttgctgctgctgcgggGAGCCAACAAGGAACACCGCAACGTTTCAGACTACACGCCTCTCAGTTTGGCTGCTTCTGGAGGTTATGTCAACATCATCAAGATACTCCTCAACGCTGGAGCTGAGATCAACTCCAG GACTGGCAGCAAGCTGGGGATCTCTCCTCTAATGCTGGCGGCTATGAACGGTCATGTGCCGGCAGTGAAGCTGCTGTTGGATATGGGCTCGGACATCAACGCTCAGATTGAGACCAACAGAAACACAGCTCTGACCCTCGCCTGCTTTCAGGGCCGAGCCGAGGTTGTCAGCCTGCTGCTCGATCGCAAGGCCAACGTAGAGCATCGGGCTAAG ACCGGTCTTACTCCTTTAATGGAGGCAGCCTCCGGAGGTTACGCAGAAGTAGGCAGAGTGCTGCTGGACAAAGGGGCCGATGTCAACGCTCCCCCCGTTCCTTCATCACGAGACACTGCCCTCACCATTGCTGCCGACAAGGGCCACTACAAGTTCTGTGAGCTGCTCATTAACAG GGGTGCTCATATCGACGTGCGTAACAAGAAAGGGAACACTCCCCTCTGGCTGGCAGCAAACGGCGGTCACTTTGACGTGGTTCAGCTCCTCGTGCACGCCAGCGCCGACGTGGACGCCGCAGACAACCGCAAAATCACCCCACTCATGGCTGCTTTTCGGAAG GGGCATGTGAAAGTGGTCCAGTATCTTGTGAAGGAGGTCAACCAGTTTCCGTCAGATATCGAGTGCATGAGATATATCGCCACCATCGCTGACAAG GAGCTGTTGAAGAAGTGTCACCAGTGCATGGAGACCATCGTCAAAGCGAAAGACCAGCAGGCAGCTGAGGCCAACAAGAACGCCAGCATCCTCCTCAAGGAGTTGGACTTGGAGAAG TCTCGAGAGGAGAGCAAGAAGCAGGCGCTGGCTGCcaagagggagaagaggaaggagaagcgcaagaagaagaaggaggagcagaagaggaaacaagaggaagaggaggggcaGAAAACTAAGGAGGAGTCCTCTGAGATGCAGGAGCAGAAAGAGGATTCGGCTGAAG AAAAAGAGGTTCCCATCGAGCCTCCGAgtgccaccaccaccaccaccatcggCATATCCGCCACCTCCACCACTTTCACTACAGCTTTTGGGAAGAAGCGAGGAATCGTGGCCACTACCCCGAACACCAATCGtaagaacaaaaagaacaaaaccaaggATTCGGCACCAAACGAACCAATCATATTACAGGATCCGCAG GTTGCGCTCGCACAGCACAAAGCTGACAAGAACAAGATCCACGGCGAGCCGCGGGGCGGAGGCGGGGGAGTGGCAGGCGGCAACAGCGATTCCGACCCCCTGGATAGCACCGACTGTGCCAgtgagagcagcagcagcggcgggaGGAGTCAGGAGCTCAACTACCTCCCTGACCTCCCCTCCTCggcgtcctcctcctcctcttcttccacctcttcctcctcctcagctccttccTCGGGAGCAGCGCAGTCCCAGGCCTTTCTTCCCGGTCCAGAGAAGAGACACTGTCCTCAGCTGCAGACGGACAACAAAATGGACAATAAAGTCACAGTCTCTATCTCAAAACCAACGCAAAG AGCTCCAGATTCAAGCGACTCCTCCAACTCTTTGCCTTCACCGTTCAAGACCATGGCTCTTCCTGTCACCTCCCCCAAGCTCAGCCTCACGAGTCCAAAGAGACCCCAGAAAAGAGAGGAAGGCTGGAAAGAGGTGGTGAGAAG ATCCAAGAAGCTCTCCGTACCGGCGTCTGTGGTGTCTCGGATTATGGGTCGAGGTGGCTGCAACATCACGGCCATCCAAGACGTGACGGGAGCTCACATTGACGTGGACAAACAAAAGGACAAGAACGGCGAGAGAATGATCACCataag AGGAGGCACGGAGTCGACGAGGTATGCAGTCCAGCTGATCAACGCTCTAATCCAGGATCCGGCCAAAGAGCTCGAGGATCTGATTCCCCGGAATCACATCAGAGCCCCTGGTTCTAAAGCCTCCTCAGCCTCCTTCCCCAGTTCAACAGGGTCAGCTAGTGGTTCAGCCGCCGGCTCAAAGGCTCTAAGCTCGTTGGTCACCTCCAGTGGCGTTTCGTTCCAACCCTCTTCATCGAcgtcttcatcctcctctcaGCCTGGGGCCAAGCTCGGGAAGGGGCTGTCGTCCAACGTCAGGCAGCCTTTCCCAGTGTCACTACCCCTGGCATACGCTCATCCCCAGCTGGCTCTGCTGGCCGCTCAGACCATGCACCAGATCAGACACCCTCGTCTCCCCATGGCACAGTTCGGTGGCACCTTCTCACCGGCTGCAAGCACCTGGGGGCCCTTCCCCGTGCGTCCCGTGAGCCCTGGCAGTGCCAACAGCTCCCCCAAACACAACGGAGGAACCACCACCACCGGGGCCCAGGCACGACCCAACTCGACCCACGAGCACAGCAGCGCGGCCAGCTCAGGAACTCCAGTCACAACCACCAACACCGCGACCACGAGTGCGCCCAACACATCCGCAGCCGCAGCCTCGCCTCAAACCCCTAATGCATATAATCCTCAACTGAGCGTCCCCACCCCGTCTTCTGTCAGGAAACAGCTCTTTGCTCCGGACCCCAAGCCAACAGGCGTTACCCCCGTGTCTAACCCCCCTGCCTCGAGTGGCAGTAACGCCGTAAGAGGCACAGGTTCTCCTGCACATCCCAGCTCCACTACAACTACAACGAGTGCTCCTCAGCAGCCAGTTGGACCTGTTTCTCAGCCTCCCATCCAGCTCACTAAAACAGAGCCCAGTTCCGTTGCTCCTGGAAAAGACAAGCCGCCTGTACTGGTGGAGAACCAGCCCGTATCTGTCAGTGAGAGCATCAACTCCGTGGGTTTCGCTTCTTCTGCTCTGGCTTTGGCTACCAAGCCAGAGTCTCGACAGCAGTTGCCTCCTCCTTCCTCCGTACCATCCACAGAGGCTCATCCACCCCTTCAGAACCCACAGCCCAGCTCCCACCTTCCCTCAGTACCGTCACCTGCCCTCTCACACAATGTTTCACACCCCAACAACACCGTGCCCCACTTCTCCGCCCCCGCACCCAGAGTCTCCCATCGTATGCAGCCACCAGGGCCTTACTTTTCCCTCGCGGAGCAGCAGCAAcagacgcagcagcagcagcagtccgTGTTTGTACCCTTCAGCGCTCAGCAGGAACCCTTAAAACAGACCCAAAACCTGACGTCTCAGCCAACAAATCTGCCCCCGACAACCCAAGCTCAGGCCCCAGCTCCAGGCTCCCTTCAGGCCTCGGCTAATCTGGGGATAATGAATGGCTCCCAGATGCAACATGTTGCCACCGCAGGCAAGCCTCAGCAAATCCCCCCCAACTTTGGTCATGCAGGTCTCTTCAATTTCAGCAGCATCTTTGATAACAACAGCCAG GTGGGAAACAATCAGGTGTGGGGTGCATGCCATTTGCCTGCACGATCTCCTCCGGATCAGTCATACTCGGCCCCGCCAGCCTATATGAACATGGGACAGATGGAAAATATGATGCCCCCGCCGCCTCCAGACAGCTCCAAAGCCCCTGGCTACCGTTCTACCTCTCAGAGGATTGTCAACAGCCCCATTG CTTTGACCAGCTATGCTCCCAGTATCCCTGGCAGTCCTGTCTATCTGCACAGTCATGCAGGGGTTGGCGCACCGTCATTCAGCAGACAGCACTTTTCCCCTCACCCATGGAGTGCATCCACGTCAG gTGAAACCCCTGTCCCTCCACCTCCCACGGTATCCTCCTCTGCCTTATCCACCTCAGGTGTGGCCCCTCCTCCCCAAGCGAAAGCAGGCAGTTCCTCGCATCAGGACCGCAAGGTTCCCCCACCCATCGGCACAGAACGGTTGGCCAGAATCAGGCAGACGGGTTCGGTCAACCCTCCTCTCCTCACAACCAGCTACACGGCGCCTGTTGGACAGGGTGGCATTTGGTCGTTTGGGGTTGGGAGTGCCTCGG AGGCCATGTCCGGCTGGTCCCAGCCGCTGATGGGCAGCCACATGATGCACCCCCAGCTGCAGGCGGAGCAGTCAGCCTTCTCTCAGCACCAGCCCATGGAGCAGGACGACACAGGCATTGCGAACCCTGCTAACAACTACCACCAGCCTCAGCATTTGCCCAACAGTTACATGGACTTCCAGAAG GGGATGCCTATGTCAATGTACGGAGGAACCATGCTGACCCCTCACCCCCCCATGGCGGAAGGCCCGGGGGGTCCGATGTACAATGGTTTGCACGCTGGTGACCCCGCATGGAGCTCAATCATCAAAGTGGTCCCGAACAATGCTGATAGCTCTGAGCCACAACAGCAG GTTTGGCCCGGAACCTGGGCACCTCATGTGGGTAACGTGCATCTGAACCACGTCAACTAG